From the Macaca nemestrina isolate mMacNem1 chromosome 7, mMacNem.hap1, whole genome shotgun sequence genome, one window contains:
- the LOC105473608 gene encoding N-alpha-acetyltransferase 30, which yields MAEVPPGPSSLLPPPAPPAPAAAEPHCPFPAGAALACCSEDEEDDEEHEGGGGGRSPAGGESATVATKGHPCLRCPQPPQEQQQLNGLISPELRHLRAAASLKSKVLSVAEVAATTATPDGGPRATATKGAGVHSGERPPHSLSNNARTAVPSPAEAAAASDPAAARNGLAEGTEQEEEEEDEQVRLLSSSLTADCSLRSPSGREVEPGEDRTIRYVRYESELQMPDIMRLITKDLSEPYSIYTYRYFIHNWPQLCFLAMVGEECVGAIVCKLDMHKKMFRRGYIAMLAVDSKYRRNGIGTNLVKKAIYAMVEGDCDEVVLETEITNKSALKLYENLGFVRDKRLFRYYLNGVDALRLKLWLR from the exons ATGGCGGAGGTACCGCCTGGGCCTAGCAGCCTCCTCCCACCACCAGCACCTCCGGCCCCGGCGGCGGCCGAGCCCCACTGTCCCTTCCCGGCGGGGGCCGCCCTCGCCTGCTGCAGCGAGGACGAGGAGGACGACGAGGAGCACgaaggcggcggcggcggcaggagCCCGGCGGGCGGGGAGTCGGCGACGGTGGCGACCAAGGGGCATCCGTGCCTCCGCTGCCCTCAGCCGccgcaggagcagcagcagctcaACGGATTGATTAGCCCCGAACTGCGGCACCTCCGGGCGGCCGCCTCCCTCAAGAGCAAGGTCCTGAGCGTAGCCGAGGTGGCCGCGACCACGGCCACCCCTGACGGAGGCCCCAGAGCGACTGCAACAAAAGGAGCCGGGGTACACTCGGGCGAGAGgccccctcactccctctctAATAATGCAAGAACTGCGGTCCCCAGCCCGGCGGAGGCAGCGGCGGCCAGCGATCCCGCGGCGGCCCGCAATGGACTGGCCGAGGGCAccgagcaggaggaagaggaggaagacgAGCAGGTGCGGCTGCTGTCTTCGTCCCTGACCGCCGACTGCAGCTTAAGAAGCCCTTCGGGCAGGGAGGTTGAGCCTGGAGAGGATCGGACGATACGATATGTCCGATATGAATCCGAGCTACAAATGCCCGATATCATGAGACTGATCACCAAAGATCTGTCCGAACCCTACTCCATTTATACCTATAGATATTTTATCCACAACTGGCCACAGCTGTGCTTCTTG gccATGGTAGGGGAGGAGTGTGTAGGTGCCATCGTTTGCAAGTTGGATATGCACAAAAAGATGTTCCGCAGAGGTTATATAGCCATGTTAGCCGTGGATTCCAAATACAGGAGAAATGGCATtg GTACTAACTTGGTTAAGAAAGCTATATATGCCATGGTTGAGGGAGACTGTGATGAG GTTGTTTTGGAAACCGAAATAACAAATAAGTCTGCTTTGAAACTTTATGAAAATCTTGGTTTTGTTCGAGATAAGAGGCTGTTCAGATACTATTTAAATGGAGTTGATGCACTGCGACTTAAACTGTGGCTGCGTTGA